A stretch of Fusarium fujikuroi IMI 58289 draft genome, chromosome FFUJ_chr10 DNA encodes these proteins:
- a CDS encoding related to GIT1-Glycerophosphoinositol transporter also able to mediate low-affinity phosphate trans gives MLGFGKKREADASDEAPHDEVHTPQDDVPQRPWMETALPVFACGAGLFSDGYINNVIGSVNTTLKRQYGDVYANSNAFKYVSDIAFAGTVVGQLVFGFLADHWSRTNTLMVSTVILIIFTALAAGSYWHGQAVGMFNMLTAWRFFVGIGIGGEYPAGSVGCAESSGQMKKGTRNRWFILFTNSMIDFGFVIGAFVPYVVAAACRNGHYSTIWRTSLGIGVVFPLVLFVLRLRLKEPEEFAKESMRRQTPYSLVLRYYWFRLLCVSLVWFLYNFSSYAFGIYSSSILAGIYGDGANLTTVFGWNTVINMFYLPGTLIGAFVSDWIGPRYTLILGVTLQAIVGFIMAGVYDKISTQIAAFAVVFGIFQALGELGPGNNIGLLAAKTCATGVRGRYYGIAAAVGKIGAFVGTYVFPYIQAAGGNKTESAQYPFWVSSSLCILSALIVFFCIPHVGQDTITVEDQKFREYLQANGYDTAQMGFDSVGIEGGEVNVTKTDEK, from the exons ATGCTGGGGTTCGGCAAGAAACGCGAGGCCGATGCCTCTGATGAAGCCCCTCATGATGAAGTGCACACGCCTCAAGACGATGTCCCCCAAAGACCTTGGATGGAGACTGCCCTCCCAGTGTTTGCCTGCGGTGCTGGCCTTTTCTCAGATGGCTACATCAACAAC GTCATTGGTTCCGTCAACACCACCTTGAAACGACAATATGGAGATGTCTATGCCAACTCTAATGCCTTCAAATACGTTTCTGATATCGCCTTCGCTGGAACAGTCGTTGGCCAGCTGGTCTTTGGTTTCCTTGCTGATCATTGGTCGCGAACCAATACCCTCATGGTCTCGACTGTTATTCTCATCATTTTCACTGCTCTGGCAGCTGGGTCTTACTGGCATGGACAGGCGGTCGGAATGTTCAACATGCTGACCGCTTGGCGATTTTTCGTCGGTATCGGTATTGGAG GTGAGTATCCAGCTGGTAGTGTTGGATGCGCCGAGTCCAGTGGTCAGATGAAGAAAGGAACCAGAAACCGTTGGTTCATTCTCTTCACAAACTCAATGATCGACTTTGGCTTCGTCATTGGCGCTTTCGTCCCTT ACGTTGTTGCCGCCGCATGCCGTAATGGCCACTACAGCACCATCTGGAGAACCAGTCTCGGCATTGGAGTTGTCTTCCCTCTCGTCCTGTTCGTTCTTCGACTTCGACTCAAGGAGCCCGAGGAATTCGCCAAGGAGTCGATGAGACGCCAAACACCATACTCGCTGGTTCTGCGATACTACTGGTTCCGTCTCCTCTGTGTCAGCCTGGTTTGGTTCCTCTATAAC TTCTCCTCTTACGCCTTTGGTATCTACTCCTCCTCGATTCTTGCCGGTATCTATGGCGATGGCGCAAACCTAACCACTGTCTTTGGCTGGAACACTGTCATCAACATGTTCTATCTGCCAGGTACTCTTATTGGTGCATTTGTCAGTGACTGGATCGGCCCTCGATACACTCTTATCCTAGGTGTTACTCTCCAAGCCATCGTCGGCTTTATCATGGCCGGTGTTTACGACAAGATCTCCACCCAGATTGCGGCTTTTGCCGTTGTCTTCGGAATCTTCCAAGCTCTTGGTGAACTCGGTCCCGGAAACAATATCGGTCTTCTCGCTGCAAAGACATGCGCTACTGGCGTCCGTGGCCGATACTACGGTATCGCTGCTGCCGTTGGCAAGATTGGTGCCTTCGTCGGTACCTATGTGTTTCCCTACATCCAGGCCGCTGGAGGAAACAAGACTGAGTCCGCCCAGTACCCTTTCTGGGTCTCATCCAGTCTCTGCATCCTCTCAGCTCTCATCGTGTTCTTCTGCATTCCCCACGTTGGACAAGACACCATCACTGTTGAAGATCAAAAGTTCCGTGAATACCTCCAGGCCAATGGATACGATACTGCGCAGATGGGCTTCGACTCTGTTGGTATCGAGGGCGGAGAAGTGAATGTCACAAAAACAGACGAGAAGTGA